Sequence from the Ostrea edulis chromosome 8, xbOstEdul1.1, whole genome shotgun sequence genome:
TGCATTACCATCAAATATCATCTATCATTATAACAAGAAGAATGTGAGTTGTATATTGTTATACCGTATAATATTATAAGATTTCAACCAGAACGTGAATTTTGTATCAAAATAACATATGATAATTCGAAGTACAATGTGCTTTATAAGATATAAGAGATAAAATATCTGCATCGCATCATACGCACCAGCTTCACAATAACTTCCGGTTTCCTGACGTGGATCTGTCTCACAATAGTGAACAGATCTATTTCCCCATCCCACCTTAATTCTTGAACTGCATTATGAACAGCACAAAATATTCCTGCTTCGCCTGCGCCGTCTCTATAGAAAAAGATGATTATTATTGAAAACATCAGCTGTAGTTTATATCATTAAGTATGTAAAATAACTTTGTTTGACGTTTTAAACAGTTGAATGATTGATGAATATtgcgaaataaaataaataaaaaaacattcaagaaataaatgttaatttgaaaataagttaGGGTAActcttcatgaaaagtatgctggcgcgAAACGTTTAAATTTGCATCCGAATGTtgtttttttccaaaattgatttaatgtatcttaacattttactttcatttctatcagAATTCTCAATCGCTGAACTAGACATACCATACTATCAAcatatgcacattgttcatAACTCAGTGACAGTCTATAAATATGTCAACTAGACATATCATACTATCAACATACGCTCATTGTTCATAACTCAGTTacaatttataaatgtttcaattGCAAATATATTggattatgaaatattcaaaaaatAGCTGAGAAATAAAAGTCGTCTTTCTCCTTGGTTTAGTGGAGATATTTGCAGATATGCTTCTAGATATCGTTTTCAAAGCATTTGGTAGTATAGCTGAAATCCACTGATCCTTTAACGGAGATACAACACACCTCCTGTGACTGTTGTGTGATTTAACTGAGATACAACACGACCCTTGTGGCTATTGCGAAGGACTGTAATGGCGTAATAAAGAACTTTCATACCTAATCGCCATACAGGGGTGATCATTATGATACTTCACCTTCAGCAGGTAACGTGTCTCTTCACAGAGGCAAGACATTTCAAAATGGGACTTACAATAACAAACTAAAATGAAATGTAGAGAACACAATcaacacacagacatacagtgacGTACGTGCTCATTACGATTGTTCTGTATGTCGAGGACTTGGTTTTATCCAGTAACAGTTCTATTCCTTTCAGAATCGATTTGTCGTCCTTGGCAGGAAGCTGAAATGTGTCTATGGACCTGTGTCGATCCTAAATAAAAATAACGACAATGAAGACTGGATAAGTAAACTTCAAATACACTAGTCACATCACATATGATTGGTCGCCACATGGCATATCCTTCTACGAGTACAGTATCACACAAATATACAATTGTTTAAAGATAAGACATCTGTCATTTATTATGACGAATATAAAAGGTGACATCAGAATCAATAACTACggaatgaaaaatcatatttccaaTCCCATTGCAatgtatttgtaattttgtaCTTTAAATTTAAGAAAGTGAAAATATAGCAATAAATTCATAATCTTTCTCGGTCATCAGAACAGTTATTTCAAATTTGAGAATGTAATATTTTATTGGGGTATCACCCAGGCACAATATGTTGTTGTGAATAAACTTGAGCCTACTCCTATAGGAATTGGTGGCGGTAAACTAGTGATTAGGGGGTTGGACTTAAAGACAGTTGCTTCTCTAGAGGTGTGTTCCAAAACTTGTAATTATCAACAAAAGTACCGGCATACCATGATTAATAGAGAGAGGACAAAATCGGCGGTTTACAGTTTCccttatatataaatatctgatATGTGTAAGTGTAAACAATCGTGCTTATGATTGAACGAAAGCTGGAGTGGGTTGGAGTCCCAACCTAGATTTTTGTAGTACCACAGCAGCGAAATTACTGCAAGTTCAGCATTATGCTTGGAAATAGTTGTGCTTTGATAGAGTTGGATCATAATGTCGAAATGAAGAGAAGATAAACCCAGCTAACATTAATATACAAAGCGGAAGTTCCATGTCACGGTATATGTTTGCACGCGAAAATACAACTTCCCTGTCACGACTCCCAGTGCCTTACATGGGGTCCAAATTCAAGTCACGTCGTCGCCCACAGGTTGTGGAGTCCTCAAAGACTCCAAATTCGTTATCAATTAAATCATTGTGTACGTATAAGTAAGCAGTACTTTACTTGATCAGACACTCCAAGGACACCTTGTATCATGCCATTCATCGTGCTCCCTATGTCCTTTGCTGTAATGTTGAATGGCGGTACAGTCCGGGATGACCCTCTATACGGGATCCACGTTTTCTCCTATGAGATAAGATGGCGAAGCTTGTCATAGTCATAAAAGAAATGGAAACGAGACAATATACATCATAATATAGGATATTGCAGTAATATAGATACACAAACATTCATTAATTTGTTACGATTTCTAAGATTGATGATAATATGTAAGGTTTCCTGGGGTGGGGTTGAAAAGGTATATTTTTCTCCTTATGACATGAACGGTTGATATATTGAGTACTATTCTAGGTATCCCTGATAAACACACCTCGTCTTTATTATTGAGAACCACAATTCCGTCAGTCTCGTGGTCCATGCACATCCGCCACAGGTCCACTTCCGTGTCCACAAGAGGCTTTTGGGTAATTATGAATCCTATGGGGTTTGTGAAAGACTGGAAGACAGTGATTTTAAATCGCATTTTGCTTTTACAAACTAGCAACTACTCTTGTAAACAACGTATTGAgtgaatttacttttaaaagataatttattttagaaatgatacATTTACAGTGAGTGAACAAATAAATGTTGCTAAATTGAAATAGCATTAAATATGACTATATCAAACTAATATATACTGGCACTATCACAGCATTGATGTAGTCGTTCCGGCCTTTTACATACGTTGCTAGATAGGGACGATGCTTTGAAACTAAAAAGAAAGAGTTGAAGctaaatacaaatattcatcaTTGATGGCATTGAACGAAATTGTTCAATATCATTTGTTCATCAAAATATCTTTCAATTACGAGTATGCTTACCGGGCAAGATATCAATGGATACGTTTTTCTTGAGGTTTTCGGGTGTTTTAGAATCTTCTTTCTCCTCATCGTCATAGGCAGGCTTTAATGTCAATAATTTCTAAACAATACCAAAAAAATAGAAGTCACAAATATGTTTTCCATGATTACACTCtacaaacatttataaatatcaCAGGTTTATGATCATTCATAATAAGTTGTCAAACTATTTCAGTCACAGCGTACCTTAAATTCACAGTACAGCTGTCGTTGATTCAGAGCGGAGGTCTCTTCCAGCATGTTCTTGACTTTGATTTGGAAATCACTCTCTGATATCGCAGTGCAGGATCCTTGTAAGCCGTCCAACAAAGCTTTGTGCAGAAAGACGTATTGTTCCTGTAGGCAAAGTGAAACGATTTTACCTGTAACTCATTCATAGAAAGTTCATATTTCTGATCAAAAGGAAAACCACCACTATAATTGCTATGTCGTCCGTGGttcaatataaatacatgtagctaagtTTTAAgctttttgaaaagtaggttaACGTGCAAGGCGAGTAGTGTGTGAAATGTCAAAATGATTATAcagtcaaggtcatagtatttTAAAGTAAGGTCAAAAGTAAAGTCACTAGATTAAATGCCGTGGTAATAAATGGACATGGTGAATCTTTctgtgaaatatatatatatcctactTATGCTATACACCCCTTCAAAATTATTGCAAAGGTAAAAGTTTTTTCTCATTAGTGTGTACTTACGCACTTTACAATACACTCGCCCCGGTGAGTTAATAATCAGATATCAATGTAAAACTAAAAattacttagctactgggctgtagagaccctcggggactaacagtccaccagcacaGCCTCGACCCagaggtcataatgtaaaacttatacggtaccaattttgatgcaccagatgcgcatttcgacaaatgatgtctcttcagtgacgctcaaccgaaatgtttgaaatccgaaataacaatgaattgtTGGAGCTATGtgagggaaaaacagagtgccaaaaagtggagtcaaattcgtttaaggataagagctgtgcttgagggagataatccttaattttgaaatgaatttctaaattttataacagcaattaaatatacatccgtttTTTTCAAGCTGGTAACAAattacttagctactgggctgaaTGAATTATAATCGTGTTGATGAGTTATATACACCTGAAATGCACCATTGTGTCAGTACTAAAATAAGTCAAGCTTACAACTGTTTGAACCATAGTCATGCGGTCCTCCCTCATCGATTTCACAAACTCCAACACGTTAACTTCTCCAGATTTCCGTCCTTCTTCCAGCAGTGTGTCCAATGCAATGAATGTCCCCGTCCTTCCAACACCGGCACTGAGCAATGTACAATCATTTTACTATCAATTATCCTGGCAATGAggaatgtaaaaatattgtgcTATAAATGACACCGGCACTAAGCAATGTACAGTCATTTCACTAAAGACGACATCGGCGCTAAGCACTGTACAATCATTTCACAATAGATAATCATTGTTCTTCCGACTCCACCACTAAGTAATACAGAATCATTTCAATATAATCATAATAAATGTCATTCATGCTTCCTAAGAACATCATATACATAGTATCGGtttcaatataaatatttcttgtatagTTTTATCTAAAAAATTGTAATTAACTCCTTATGCTCCCTACTTTCAGATTTTCATCgaaaatatgatttaaaagTGAACCATAAAACCGTTCTACGATTTAAATTCtgtaaattaataaaataaaatacatagataGCCAGTTGTTTTATCACAAATACAGTTACAGTTTATTCGGGTTATATGGAGGCCCtcgtttgtcctactcttatatttgtattctttgtggaaATATGAGGtcggtcactgttcgttatccccacctttttcatatttgatCATACCCTTCGGACAATTCTGTCGTTTTCTGAACCCTCACAATTATCAATATCAGTATATGCATTACTTGAATCTTGTTAGAATGCTTATCTTAAACGAATGTTATAAGAATACTGATCTTACCTGAATCTTGTTAGATAAGTAATCCAAATTACTTATATAAGTTTAGAAAACAAATCTTACCTGGATCCTTTTAGAATGATCATCTTACCTACAATGGACGAGTAACGGTGACCTTCGCTGGTGTGTTTTTAGCACAGCTCTGTGAAATTGAATGAGACTGACTTCTTCTGGGGTCCCGTGGTCAGGCCAGGCTGTGTAATGGTACTGTGTGATGGTGCGCTTACGAAGGGCCTGTAAAACATTATACAGAAGAAGCTTAGTTAGCTAGATTggttgatattttgattttttacttcCCGTCGAAAATCTTTCACTAATATTGAAACGtcgccagctgtaggtgaagttcCACATCTATAGACCTATGCATAGCGTTTAGGACCGAaacagtgaaggttctttatcgCAACAGcgcctgccgcgacatgggacctccgttaTTAATGTTATATGCGAAAGACCCGTTATTATCGCTTTAAGATGTTGAACGTTTGGCGAAGGGGCAATTGGTACCTACTTTGAAGTCCTAAGTTTAACGCGATCATGGCACGAGcggagctcgaactcacgacctccatGTAACGACGATaccgctctaccactgagctaccgcaaccgGTAAACTTAGCTAGAATTCAACATCAACTGAATAATGTTCGTTTGCGAAAGCTGTGCAAAATCTAAACTTATCAATAAACAActattttgccaataaactcctaAACGCTTGCTCTAGAGTTACTACTTGCatctttaatattgtttcatatctGAGCGGAACTCTGTAAGCTATAATGGCATCTTaattgattagtaaatatcgtaaaattaattagaaACATACTTTCCTTTTCAGTAAATTACGTTGACATTGCAAAAACATGAAAGTAAAATATCAGATCTAAGGCAGTtgtcttctttctttttttttgtaaatagcAACATACaatgcttgtaggagttataagattgatcactgttcgttatcttcaccttacaatGATACGGTAGGAAGATAGATCCGTTGTTCATCGATGATTGAATTTGATCTTacagaaataagttttgataattgttgaataaatgaaatatgtctGTTCGTTATATATAAACACTTAGCTAGAAATCAACATGGGATGCGTAATGTTGCGCTTACTGACGGTATGTAAACCAATACAGAACACACGCCTAGCTAAAATATTGAAGTTGATCACTTAATCATTTGTAAGAAATACGACCCAACACTGTACTGTGAAATAGGTAGTGGCTATCCCTTTGTAAGAACCCTATTGGGATCGGTCAGGGTTCATCGTCGTCCGTTTactattgaacattttaaacttcttgatgATTATCATTTCAATAATTATGAAATCAGTATTTGGAAAAGGGAGacataaataatacatttcAGGAGGTCTTTACCTCCGAGGTTTGGGGGCGGGACAACATTTGACCATTTTCCAAATTGTAAACTTCTGGGACCACTATCCCTTTGTAAGAACCCTAATGTGATCGGTCTACGTTCATCCTCGTCCGTTTACTGTTGAAATTTTAAACTTCGTGATGACTACCGACCTGTGACGAATTGGGGAAAAGGGtgaattaaataataaatttctGGACTTCTTTACATCCGGGGTTTGGGGGCGGGACAAAATTTgaccattttcaaaaatgaaaacttcTGGGACCGCAAATCTCTAAGAGAAATTAGAAACACAATCACATAGAACGAGGAAGCCTCTATCAATTGTAAATGGCAAATTCTTTTCCAAGATAGAGAATCTGACTTTAGAGCAGGACGAACATTGACGATACACGCAGTATCATGTGAAAGCAATTTTAATAACATATTTAATGCATTGTCACTAAATCAAAACTTAAATGGCAATGAAAAGGAGAGTGCCATCCTTTACCACATTGCAAATGTCATGATCCCAGAGATAGGGGTTTTGGTTCAAGGGTAAGGCCAATTGTTGATCATTGTTCTTACATTTTATTGATGCTCtcgtaaagaaaacaatataatGTTTACACAATATATAGATGAtagcaaaacaaaattaaactaaaaaaaaaaagccagagagtacatctttcaaaattaatggcaactaaaaaaaaatggtgtattttttttactgtagtTATCTTAAAATCCATTTTGCATGATTGatcgatctctctctctctctctaatacGACTCAACACTGTACTGTGAAATAGGTAGTGGCTGTCCCTTCGTAAGAACCGTATGGTGATCAGTCTGCGTTCATCGTCGTCCGTTTGCTATATGACAATTTAAACTtattgataactatcattccaataaTTACGAATTCGGTATTGGGGAAAAGGGagacataaataataaatttcagGAGGCCTTTACCTCCACGGTTTTGGGGCGGGACAACATTTGGCCAGACAACATTTGGCCATTTTCCAAATTGAAACCTTCTGGGACCGCACATCTCCAAGAAAAATTAGAAACATAGTCACATAGAACAAAGAGGCCTGTGAATGGTCAATTCTTTTCCAagatagaggttctgactttAGAATAGGACCAACCTTGACGATACAATCAAAATGATGtgtaaacaattttgataacaTATTTAATGCATTGGCACTAAATGAAAACTTAAAGGGCCTTGTAAAGGAGATTGCCATCTTTTACCACATTGCAAATTCCATTATCCCAGGGATAtgggttttggttccagggtagGGCCAATTGTTAATTATTGCTATTGCATTTTATTGATGCTCTTGTAAAGAAAGcaatataatgtttacatgataTATAGATAATACCAAAAACAACCCCAGAtattacatatttcaaaagtaatGGCAAATAAAAATTGGTGTATTTTTTTACTGTAGTTATCTTAAAATGCATTTTGTATTGGAGGGTTTGCTTGATCGATCTCTCAAAGCAAATGTTAAGATATGTTTCAAGTATATTTCAACTAAGACTTGTAGTTTTGTCTTTTTGTAGTACAATTATAATGAATGAAACTCTCCATCAAACTTAAGGTTCAAATTGAGaccaaaaagaaaaacaaatcaaagagAAATTTTAGATAGTTTCAATCTATATCCGAAGAAAGGGCATATATAATCTAAATACACAACAATAAAACTTACCTCCTTGTTCTGAACACAGAGTCTTCGAACAACATAGAAAGAGTACACAACTTCCTCGGACAGAGTTACTGTACACGGGCCGATACAAAGGGGCTGGTCTTTATCTGGCCAGTATCTGCTACATTTATTCTGAAAAATAGAACAGCCCGTTatgaaatatctatatataaaaaaagaaaagcatTATCTTATTGACCGACCTGATTAAATTCTGTCGAATAAAAGCTGGCCCTGACATGATATTTGTCAGATCTAACTACTTTAACTCTATACGTTAGCTTGTTTTGTGTTGCATCATTTAGAATTATGAGGCAATGTcgttatttcttttttaatccATGTGGCGACCACCATGCAATGCTGAAGTTACTTGTCTGATATTCGACACTGCAAATACGTTGAAAGAAAGGGGTTATGTTCTGAATCGCTTGacttatattttgtaattgtaAAGATACATTTGATAACAAAGAATTATCGACATTCTAATCCACTTCATCAAactttaattttttgtaatgtgACTCTGATGAATGCAACGAACATTAAGTCATCAAACCAGTGCGTTTCACCGTTTCTAACTAAAGCTGGTACTGATGATGAAGAATGTGCACCTTTccgttttcaacaatatttgtcAGCATCACAACCGTTTTGATATTTCCCTGCCACATCATTCTCCAAAAATCTTTAATCGTAGTCTTTTTAGGACCTAGAAGCAAAAATCGAtttgaattctaaattgtttgataatttttagCAAAATTATTAATAATGGTGTTTCTTTATtatctttttcttttgtaaCTGAAAAATGAACATGACACATCTTTTAATATACAAGTAATACTTTTTAAGTACAAACACTGATGTTAAATgattttcatataatttcatTGAAGAACATACCCTGTGCAGCTATAAATCGTGCGTTCCCGTCATTATCCTGAAAATATGATTATTCGAGTATGTAAGAACTTAGTTCCTTATCTCGATCCCGATTCATTATTCAGTATAGCTACATTACTGTAACTAGGCTTGTGGGGTTAAGTTATCAATTTCAATGGTCGATAACACTTAATCTTGTATCTAAGATCTTAACAAAATTTTTTGCAATCAATACCTGGATGATTCTTGAGAATTTCTCGGTTGCAACAATAAAAGCGGCAATGAAGCTCAGAGCAAAATCACGATGTTGTTATGatattgttttgattttgaGAGCTATCACagtggttgtacatgtatattacacgtATGTACATTTAAATGAACTGACCTTGATATAGCTTGCATTGATGTAGTCGTTGTCAGACGGATTCCATTTCTCCTCCAGGACGACTCTCGAGTGTTCATCTATTAATTAGTTAACATATGTTAACAAAACGGGAAACAGTATCATTTCCTTTGCCCTTGATACGTAAAGCTAGTGACGTTTAGAAAGGAATCAGACTGAAGCAGGTATAACAAAAAATGCGTTTTCTGATTTTAAACCTTAGAAGAAAGTAGAATAAACTTATGAACATTACAAAGAAAGATTGTTTTGAAGCGATTCTTTAACACATTCTCAGGTCTCTGCGCTGTTCCACAAATCTCAGTGTTTTTCGTCGGTAATCTCTGCAAATGAAATGGTTACataactataaaaaaaatcattacggacgatatttcttaatatataaatattttgttgaatataGCTGGCTACCTTATATTCTTCAGCGAATATGTTGTTTTCTTTACGATTCTTTTCCGCAATTATCCTCTGAAGATCATCAACCCGAATGCAGGAATTGACTGATGCGATATTGTAATAACCACCATCTGAAGAATTACTCATCGTCAGTTCTTGTTCTTCAAGTGATCCAGTGCCAGGGGTTTCTAAAATAGAGATGTACGTCCATCGGATTTTTGAGAAAAGTAACTgttgatataaaagaaataGATTAAGCTACTTGCTTTGTCACTGATAGGTCCGGGTTCGATGGATTTCCCCAGTGCTGCGTGAAGATACCGAATACATACGTAATGACTGTCCGTTCAGTATTCCGCCAGCGTAAAACATAAGAATAACGGTTATGGTTTTTAAAAGGCACATACTACCGTAGGAGTGAGAGTTCTGCATCGTGTCATCACCTACTGTGACAAGACATGTCATTTTTGAAGATTTGTAACCTTGTCTTCTACCGGAAGCTTGGAAAAGAAACAATCACCCCTTTTATGATTATACTATATCTATTAAAGAAAAGAGACTTGAAAGCAGGTTTTGTAAATACTTGGCATCTTCCATTGGGATCTGGATTAAAATAGACCCTCGGTATCCTTgctttcacagcaggtgtggcacgataaagatccctccctgctcgtAGACCGTAAGCGTTGAGCATATACCTAAGTtttccagcccttcaccggcaatggtgacgtttccatatgagtgaaatattctcgagtgggataTAATACAACATAAAACCAACCTGCTTTGCCATTGTTCTTATACCGGATTTCGTTCACATCGGCCTAAAACATCAATGTATGGGACACGAGCTTATAGTGATTTTAACTGTATCATACTTACTGTATACTGGTAATCACATTTAGCATTCTACTGGACGAATTGTGCTCcattattaattgatatgtttttatattcaaaatattctatatgagaagaagaaaaaatatcttgcggTTGTTTTCAATTTGACTAagatgcaaagtgaagataaagaacagtgatcaatctcataactcctataagcaatacaaaatagatagttaggcaaacacggacccctggacacaccagaggtatatcgacggcgttttatctatcagCAATATTCACTATCATTCTTATCTCGGGTCGATACATCCAATTAAATTCGAAATAAGTTCATGTAACACGTGGGGAATTGATAGCTATAGTGGATATGACTGGACAGatatacatagatatatacCTTCCATATATTTATTTCCCTTTGCCTTGTTTTTCGTTTTCCAAAAACCTTCCGTTGTTGAATTCCTAGATTCCATCGCTTTTTGTCCCAATCTTCGTCGTCTGTCAATCAATAAATTCATCACTGCTCTGACGCTTAATATGGATTCAATTGCACAAAACCTTGGAAATTTATTACCTTGTGATCATCAAAATAGCCACTCCGACTGCCAAAAATAACAATCCACTCGCGATTCCTCCAGCAACAACACCGATGTCGGAGTTATGTTCTACAGCTAAAAATGGACACCAGTAATGCATACATATATCAACAATGGCTAGATATATTTTAATACCCGTTTAATTGAAAGATTTTTGTCACAATGTTCTTAgcaaattattttgatagataTCATCATTGTTTACGTGTGTTCAATGATTCTGCATTGGGGCGACGTCAGCTGAAAATTTAAGTACAACAAATCCTGGACTATGCATCGCGCTCAGGGAAGGAACATTAGGGGTTCTGCATCGCGCAAATTCCTGCCCCAACACCCCCATATCCAAAAGTATCCTTTATATGGCGAATGGCGAAGGagcatgaaaagtgaagatatcgaatagtGACCACTCACATAATCCCTATAATGAGTATAACATTAGGAGTCGGGCAGACACGGGCCCATGGgcttaccagaggtgggatcagttgttacctaggaggagtaaacattccttGTCGATCAGTTACGCCCAAGGTGatccctgtatcttgatcagatatACGGAGTAATTGGTAACCAAAgcaatgtgtaaagaacggcttaacatttggtatgaaacatgtcaaatagCATTTGACTCGATGAAATGTTTACTGGCAAAATAGATCGTTAAAACAACCATCGAATTTgtaaaatgttgactttaatcgagactgttgaaatccctgtaacattaagttgtttgccagtagcctgtCTTGGTGTAGAAAGCTGTTCATACGCCGAATACACTCAAACTTATCATATCactttctttattttattttaggtTTTACGTGACCATCGCACGAGCGGAGCTAAAATTCGCTACTTCTCTACTTTCCAGTTACTAAGCGTTCAACCAAACAACCACTAAGATGAATTATTATATTTAACTCATGTTGGGTGGTAGCAGAGAGCTGCAACGCACGTATAAAACACAGCCTCACACACATAGAGACAGAGACGGAAAAATACAGAATACGGCAGAGTGCAGGGTATTTCATTTACCGtatgttttgaatttttgtcACATCAAATAAACGACCGTTAACACTGATTTtatgcaacaacaacaacaacaaaaacaaatacatgCCATGTACATCAATCTGATAGTTATGTGTTTCTATAAGTTGCGGAAGTTGACTAATAAAACGGGATATTGATAGAACCACCTAGAATTATTTAATAAGACAGGTAATATAGTtggactatatatatatatatatatatatatatatatatatatataacttatacggtaccaattttgatgcacctgatgcacatttcgacaaatggtgtctcttcagtgatgttcacccaaactttttgaaatat
This genomic interval carries:
- the LOC130049758 gene encoding receptor-type tyrosine-protein phosphatase T-like → MNLLIDRRRRLGQKAMESRNSTTEGFWKTKNKAKGNKYMEETPGTGSLEEQELTMSNSSDGGYYNIASVNSCIRVDDLQRIIAEKNRKENNIFAEEYKRLPTKNTEICGTAQRPENVLKNRFKTIFLYEHSRVVLEEKWNPSDNDYINASYIKDNDGNARFIAAQGPKKTTIKDFWRMMWQGNIKTVVMLTNIVENGKNKCSRYWPDKDQPLCIGPCTVTLSEEVVYSFYVVRRLCVQNKEALRKRTITQYHYTAWPDHGTPEEVSLIQFHRAVLKTHQRRSPLLVHCSAGVGRTGTFIALDTLLEEGRKSGEVNVLEFVKSMREDRMTMVQTVEQYVFLHKALLDGLQGSCTAISESDFQIKVKNMLEETSALNQRQLYCEFKKLLTLKPAYDDEEKEDSKTPENLKKNVSIDILPVSKHRPYLATYVKGRNDYINAVIVPSFTNPIGFIITQKPLVDTEVDLWRMCMDHETDGIVVLNNKDEEKTWIPYRGSSRTVPPFNITAKDIGSTMNGMIQGVLGVSDQDRHRSIDTFQLPAKDDKSILKGIELLLDKTKSSTYRTIVMSTYVTDEYRRCYGLLMTLLEAQGIYANL